A section of the Rhipicephalus sanguineus isolate Rsan-2018 chromosome 11, BIME_Rsan_1.4, whole genome shotgun sequence genome encodes:
- the LOC119375547 gene encoding uncharacterized protein LOC119375547 encodes MYRALAILCFGLACAVGGVSSAALYKDIAGCTTPEAEKCGYDFVPYFLTPKLADDAKGLAAQCTLFKRQLKCGEDFAVKCLDGLPKGVILLMLRAAVDEYGMFCNTTNPKHKEYLDSIKCINKAGPGIQKCMSDMFVAMHRASKAPDRQQIPYSCCYYHDFVECAETALNRGCKLPAAKKFFDDIIDHVFGEVLSLACNKYKKGTGACDALPVLSTKDDSKARDRGFIEPLAVIASKLG; translated from the exons ATGTACCGCGCGCTCGCGATTTTGTGCTTCGGCCTGGCCTGTGCTGTTGGAG GCGTGTCCAGTGCGGCCCTGTACAAGGACATCGCCGGATGTACGACCCCGGAAGCTGAGAAGTGCGGATACGACTTCGTGCCCTACTTCCTCACGCCTAAGCTAGCCGATGATGCCAAGGGCCTTGCAGCGCAGTGCAC GTTGTTCAAGAGACAACTGAAATGCGGTGAAGACTTCGCCGTCAAGTGCTTGGACGGTCTGCCCAAGGGCGTCATCCTCCTTATGCTCAGGGCAGCCGTCGACGAGTACGGCATGTTCTGTAACACCACCAATCCGAAGCATAAAG AATACTTGGACAGCATAAAGTGCATCAACAAGGCTGGTCCTGGAATCCAGAAGTGCATGAGCGACATGTTCGTTGCCATGCACCGTGCTTCCAAGGCACCCGACCGTCAACAGATTCCATATTCCTGCTG CTATTACCACGACTTCGTTGAATGTGCCGAGACCGCTCTGAACCGAGGCTGCAAGCTCCCGGCGGCGAAGAAGTTCTTCGATGACATCATCGATCACGTTTTCGGCGAGGTGCTCAGCCTGGCCTGCAACAAATACAAGAAGGGCACGGGCGCCTGCGATGCCCTGCCCGTCTTGTCCAccaaagatgactcgaaggctcGCGATAGGGGATTCATCGAGCCACTGGCCGTCATTGCTAGCAAGCTCGGTTAG